One window of Bacillus sp. THAF10 genomic DNA carries:
- a CDS encoding ornithine--oxo-acid transaminase → MTTKTHDIISMTEKYGANNYHPLPIVISKAEGVWVEDPEGNKYMDMLSAYSAVNQGHRHPKIIQALKDQADKITLTSRAFHNDQLGPWYEKMAQLTKKDMVLPMNTGAEAVETAVKTVRRWAYDVKGVPVNQAEIIVCEDNFHGRTMTAVSMSSSEEYQQGFGPMLPGIKVIPYGSIEALKGAITPNTAAFIFEPIQGEAGINIPEEGFLSEAYDVCKANNVLYVADEIQAGLGRSGKLFACDWENVEPDMYILGKALGGGVFPISCVAANKDILGVFNPGSHGSTFGGNPLACAVSIAALDVIKEEKLVERSHELGEYMMGELRTIDNPIIKEVRGRGLFIGVELTEAARPYCEKLKEEGLLCKETHETVIRFAPPLVISQEDLDWAIEKVKKVLSV, encoded by the coding sequence ATGACTACAAAAACACATGACATTATCAGCATGACAGAAAAATACGGAGCAAATAACTATCACCCTCTCCCAATTGTTATTTCAAAAGCAGAAGGTGTATGGGTGGAGGATCCTGAAGGCAACAAATACATGGATATGCTTAGTGCATATTCTGCCGTAAACCAAGGACATCGTCACCCTAAAATTATTCAGGCATTAAAAGACCAAGCAGATAAAATCACCTTAACTTCCCGTGCATTCCATAACGACCAACTTGGTCCTTGGTATGAAAAAATGGCCCAACTTACGAAAAAAGATATGGTTCTACCAATGAACACAGGAGCTGAAGCAGTGGAAACAGCGGTAAAAACCGTTCGTCGCTGGGCTTATGATGTGAAAGGGGTTCCTGTTAACCAAGCAGAAATCATTGTGTGTGAGGACAACTTCCATGGCCGAACCATGACTGCTGTATCTATGTCTTCTAGTGAGGAATACCAACAAGGCTTCGGACCGATGCTACCTGGCATAAAGGTCATCCCTTATGGAAGTATTGAAGCGTTAAAAGGAGCAATCACACCAAATACAGCTGCCTTTATTTTTGAGCCTATCCAAGGCGAGGCTGGCATTAATATTCCAGAGGAAGGCTTCTTAAGTGAGGCATATGACGTATGTAAAGCAAACAATGTCCTTTATGTAGCAGATGAAATTCAAGCTGGTCTTGGCCGTTCAGGCAAACTGTTTGCATGTGACTGGGAAAATGTTGAACCTGATATGTACATTTTAGGAAAAGCTCTTGGCGGCGGTGTATTCCCTATTTCTTGTGTAGCAGCAAATAAAGACATTCTTGGTGTATTTAATCCTGGTTCACACGGTTCTACTTTTGGAGGTAATCCATTAGCGTGTGCTGTTTCAATCGCCGCTCTCGATGTCATTAAAGAAGAAAAGCTTGTGGAACGTTCTCATGAACTTGGCGAATACATGATGGGGGAATTACGCACCATCGATAACCCTATCATTAAAGAAGTGCGCGGTCGCGGATTGTTTATTGGAGTAGAATTAACCGAGGCTGCAAGACCTTATTGTGAGAAGCTCAAGGAAGAAGGGCTTCTATGTAAGGAAACGCACGAAACGGTGATTCGTTTTGCTCCACCACTTGTGATTTCTCAAGAGGATCTTGACTGGGCAA
- a CDS encoding YisL family protein has protein sequence MTHAHISTWAVALILFVVVLILTKAGKAKGAKITSMVLRLFYILIVVTGLQLGWGWLSNGQYILKMVLGIVVIGLMEMIAVRTRKGKSTKVVWVLFVLALAYILHLGFSLPMSI, from the coding sequence ATGACTCATGCGCATATTTCTACTTGGGCAGTAGCACTCATTCTGTTTGTTGTTGTTCTAATTTTAACAAAAGCAGGAAAAGCAAAAGGTGCCAAAATCACGTCCATGGTACTACGTTTGTTCTACATATTAATCGTGGTAACAGGCTTGCAGCTTGGCTGGGGCTGGCTCTCAAATGGCCAATATATTTTGAAGATGGTGCTTGGGATTGTTGTTATCGGATTAATGGAAATGATAGCAGTCCGCACAAGAAAAGGCAAATCAACCAAGGTTGTTTGGGTCCTTTTTGTATTGGCGCTTGCTTACATTCTGCATTTAGGATTTAGCTTGCCAATGAGCATCTAA
- a CDS encoding DUF2777 family protein yields MNLQKRKRIIYEQKRSYTCGTVENINDQWIFFEAEDDEAFLLEEITEDGIEILLNNEWVLGVLLETGQVILHTNHLYELSNGDAVRVRKRLPQPYMEMLEELSEDAFTNFTNLLNKSDFSLYDCIYCHNTMQFMDSDDEPNGVNFLVFDNDTYICSVQHHFIRGSNLTDRFEYTLQTGKRYLYTNLEHRKAE; encoded by the coding sequence GTGAATCTTCAAAAACGAAAACGTATTATTTATGAACAAAAAAGATCCTATACTTGCGGAACGGTAGAAAATATCAATGATCAGTGGATATTCTTTGAAGCAGAAGACGATGAGGCCTTTTTATTAGAGGAAATTACAGAAGATGGAATTGAAATCCTTCTTAATAATGAGTGGGTATTAGGCGTACTTTTAGAAACAGGGCAAGTGATTTTACATACAAATCACCTTTATGAACTCAGTAATGGAGACGCAGTTCGTGTTAGGAAACGTCTGCCTCAACCTTATATGGAAATGCTAGAGGAATTATCAGAAGACGCTTTTACTAATTTTACCAATCTTTTAAACAAATCGGATTTTTCGTTATATGATTGTATCTATTGCCACAATACGATGCAGTTTATGGATTCTGATGATGAGCCTAATGGAGTAAATTTTCTTGTTTTCGACAACGATACGTACATTTGTTCTGTACAGCACCACTTCATCCGAGGAAGCAATTTAACAGATAGATTTGAGTACACGTTGCAAACAGGAAAACGATATTTATATACGAACTTGGAGCATCGTAAAGCGGAATAA
- the asnB gene encoding asparagine synthase (glutamine-hydrolyzing), with amino-acid sequence MCGITGWIDWRKNIRGNKDMVKKMAETLSFRGPDDTNIWMENHVGFGHKRLAVVDIEGGKQPMSRVKAEKEFTICYNGELYNTEDIRKVLLGKGYQFRGHSDTEVLLTAYMEWKENCVHHLNGIFAFAIWDDERQQLFVARDRLGVKPFFYYEKDGSLVFGSELKAILAHPEVSSTVGYDGLAEIFGLGPSRSPGHGLFHGIKELRPAHTLIYSKNNGLKIERYWNVESKVHTDSFDETVEKVRTLFTDAVTRQLVSDVPVCTFLSGGLDSSAITAIAANAFKNEGKPPLTTYSIDYEENELYFKANEFQPNSDEKWIRKMTETFGTVHHRSVISQTNLAAYLKEAVLVRDQPGMADIDSSLLWFCREIKQNFVVGLSGECADEIFGGYPWFHRKEDLEAANFPWMRSTKARMELLRPEWRKKLNLEEYISTKYQETVEETPVLDGESPLEARRRELFYLNMIWFMTTLLDRKDRMSMGASLEVRVPFADHRLVEYVWNIPWEMKMYKNREKGLLRKALEGILPDEVLYRKKSPYPKTHHPVYTKIVKGWLGEILQDKNSPLHEFLDKKQLEGIVASEGKAFQVPWFGQLMTGPQLLAHLAQIHVWFTHYGVTIKE; translated from the coding sequence ATGTGCGGTATTACAGGGTGGATCGATTGGAGAAAAAACATTAGAGGAAACAAAGATATGGTCAAAAAAATGGCGGAAACCTTATCGTTTCGCGGGCCTGATGATACAAATATTTGGATGGAAAATCATGTCGGTTTCGGACATAAACGTCTTGCAGTGGTTGACATAGAAGGTGGTAAGCAACCAATGTCTCGGGTAAAAGCTGAAAAAGAGTTTACTATCTGCTATAACGGAGAGCTTTATAATACAGAAGACATAAGAAAAGTGCTGTTAGGTAAAGGATATCAATTTAGAGGTCATTCCGATACAGAAGTCTTATTAACAGCGTACATGGAATGGAAGGAAAATTGTGTGCATCATCTTAATGGAATCTTTGCCTTTGCCATTTGGGACGATGAACGCCAACAGCTTTTTGTTGCAAGAGACCGATTAGGAGTGAAGCCGTTTTTTTATTATGAAAAGGATGGAAGTCTTGTATTTGGCTCAGAGTTAAAGGCGATACTTGCTCACCCGGAAGTGAGTAGCACAGTAGGCTATGATGGGCTAGCAGAGATTTTTGGATTAGGACCTTCACGTTCTCCTGGTCATGGCTTGTTCCATGGAATAAAGGAATTACGTCCAGCCCACACACTTATCTATTCCAAAAACAATGGATTAAAGATAGAGCGGTATTGGAATGTCGAAAGTAAAGTCCATACAGATAGCTTTGATGAGACCGTGGAAAAGGTACGCACCCTTTTTACCGATGCGGTTACAAGACAGCTTGTGTCGGATGTTCCCGTGTGCACTTTTCTATCAGGCGGACTTGATTCAAGTGCCATTACTGCGATTGCAGCTAATGCATTTAAAAATGAAGGGAAACCACCGTTAACAACGTATTCCATAGATTATGAAGAGAATGAGCTTTATTTTAAAGCCAATGAATTTCAGCCAAATTCAGATGAAAAATGGATTAGAAAAATGACAGAAACCTTTGGAACCGTTCATCATCGCTCTGTTATTTCGCAAACCAATCTCGCAGCCTACTTAAAGGAAGCGGTGCTTGTGCGCGACCAACCCGGCATGGCGGACATAGATTCTTCGCTGTTATGGTTTTGCCGTGAAATAAAGCAAAACTTCGTTGTTGGCTTATCTGGGGAGTGTGCCGATGAAATATTCGGAGGATACCCTTGGTTTCATCGGAAGGAAGACCTTGAGGCGGCTAATTTTCCATGGATGCGCTCCACAAAGGCAAGAATGGAGCTGCTTCGTCCAGAATGGCGGAAAAAGTTGAATTTGGAGGAGTATATCTCCACAAAATATCAAGAAACAGTGGAAGAAACTCCTGTGCTTGATGGAGAAAGCCCACTAGAAGCGAGAAGAAGAGAATTATTCTATCTTAATATGATTTGGTTTATGACGACGCTGCTTGATCGAAAAGACAGGATGAGCATGGGAGCAAGTCTTGAGGTGCGTGTTCCATTTGCAGATCACCGCCTAGTAGAGTATGTCTGGAACATTCCTTGGGAGATGAAAATGTATAAAAATAGAGAAAAAGGGTTGCTTCGAAAAGCACTGGAAGGAATACTGCCAGATGAAGTGTTGTACCGGAAAAAGAGTCCTTATCCGAAAACACATCACCCAGTCTACACAAAGATTGTCAAAGGCTGGCTCGGGGAAATCCTGCAAGATAAGAATAGTCCGCTGCATGAATTTTTGGATAAAAAGCAACTGGAGGGGATTGTGGCATCAGAAGGGAAAGCTTTTCAGGTTCCATGGTTTGGTCAGTTAATGACGGGGCCTCAGCTTTTAGCCCATCTTGCACAAATTCATGTATGGTTTACACATTATGGAGTAACAATTAAAGAATAG
- a CDS encoding NAD(P)/FAD-dependent oxidoreductase produces the protein MLLASKGYEITVLEKQEYVGGRNSAIKLGDYTFDMGPTFLSMPHIAEEIFAECERNLHDYLDLKELEDMYELIFPDKSMMVSRNPEKMRDSIEAHFPGEGRGYDRFMTETKSRMDALTPILQGKMDRFYHYFQWKVLKALPYLSFGSSLYDQLSKYFQHEQLKLAFTFQSKYLGMSPWECPGAFSILSWMEHEYGIYHPIGGVNKLSEAMAKVIEEYGGAVKLNTPVKKLLLKGRAVQGVELADGTKVKADEVVVNGDFAHVMTSLVDEGILQKYSNKKLAKKKYSCSTFMIYLGLNKQYNLPHHTIIFADDYKKNVEEITVSKKLSKDPSIYIQNASVTDPTLAPDGKSALYILAPVPNNFSQIDWETHKESFRDLVFDTLEKKSGFKNLRAHIEEERILTPNDWEKEVLVYKGATFNLGHQLSQMMVLRPHNQFEELKNCWLVGGGTHPGSGLPTILESARISTRLLEEKHAISSSNPFLSQKSTRMEKVQ, from the coding sequence ATGCTACTTGCGTCAAAAGGCTATGAAATTACGGTACTGGAAAAGCAAGAGTATGTAGGAGGTCGAAATTCTGCCATCAAATTAGGCGATTATACCTTTGATATGGGACCAACATTTTTAAGTATGCCGCACATTGCAGAAGAAATATTTGCAGAATGTGAACGGAATTTACATGATTACCTTGACCTAAAAGAATTAGAGGATATGTATGAACTCATTTTTCCAGATAAATCAATGATGGTTTCACGAAATCCTGAAAAAATGAGAGATTCCATAGAAGCCCACTTCCCAGGAGAGGGGAGAGGGTACGATCGTTTTATGACAGAAACAAAAAGCCGCATGGATGCTTTGACGCCGATACTACAAGGCAAGATGGACCGTTTTTATCACTATTTTCAGTGGAAAGTACTAAAGGCGCTACCTTACTTGAGCTTTGGCAGCAGTCTATATGATCAGCTAAGTAAATATTTTCAACATGAACAGCTCAAACTAGCATTTACCTTTCAATCAAAATATTTAGGAATGTCTCCATGGGAATGTCCTGGTGCATTTTCCATTCTTTCGTGGATGGAGCATGAGTATGGCATCTATCATCCGATAGGCGGAGTGAATAAACTTTCAGAGGCGATGGCAAAGGTAATAGAAGAATATGGGGGGGCAGTTAAACTAAACACCCCTGTAAAGAAGCTGTTGTTGAAAGGGCGAGCAGTACAAGGTGTTGAACTAGCGGACGGAACAAAAGTTAAAGCAGACGAAGTTGTCGTTAATGGGGATTTCGCACATGTTATGACCAGTTTGGTGGATGAAGGAATTCTTCAAAAATATAGCAATAAAAAACTAGCAAAAAAGAAATATTCCTGTTCTACTTTTATGATCTATCTTGGTTTAAATAAACAGTATAACCTCCCACATCATACGATCATTTTTGCAGATGACTATAAAAAGAATGTTGAAGAAATAACAGTTTCCAAAAAACTCTCAAAAGACCCATCCATTTATATTCAAAATGCATCTGTAACAGATCCAACACTTGCACCAGATGGGAAATCCGCACTCTATATTCTAGCACCAGTTCCGAACAATTTTAGCCAAATTGACTGGGAAACCCATAAGGAATCCTTTAGGGATCTCGTATTTGATACATTAGAAAAAAAGAGTGGATTTAAAAATTTACGAGCGCATATTGAAGAGGAGAGAATTCTTACTCCAAATGATTGGGAAAAGGAAGTGCTTGTCTATAAAGGTGCGACGTTTAATCTTGGTCACCAACTATCTCAGATGATGGTGCTCAGGCCACATAACCAATTTGAAGAACTGAAAAACTGTTGGCTTGTTGGTGGGGGCACCCACCCTGGAAGCGGCCTCCCTACAATTTTGGAGTCAGCTAGAATCTCCACTAGATTATTAGAGGAGAAGCATGCCATTTCCAGTAGTAATCCGTTCCTTTCCCAAAAATCGACAAGAATGGAGAAGGTGCAATGA
- a CDS encoding NAD(P)/FAD-dependent oxidoreductase, whose protein sequence is MTKKKIAIAGAGIGGMVTALLLQKQGFDVSIFEKEKKAGGRLSFIERDGYRIDEGPTIVLLPHLLKEVMEEAGVDERAWSLKALETLYSITFKDGKTYTKFKDKDEQLRELSRQFPGEEASFERYMKEMHERFEIGNAAFLQKSFVRGKDFWTFQNMKSLMKLKAYQSTKKLTSTFFKNKQLQEAYSLQTLYIGGNPHTAPAMYSLIPFSEHEHGIYYVEGGYASLVSVLEEELAKRDIPIYLSARVEKVAEENGKVVSIKVNGENIQVDALVWNGDYPQAANMLGDKKRYKPSSGCLLFYFGIDGIYENKNVHQFFMGENFEKHMREIFEEKKVPTDPSFYTFNPSGMDSTLAPNGKSVLYTLVPVPSGDHINWQEETAFINKMVDEIESRAFPELKKRMEWLEVKTPNDAGEKGLFMGGSFGLAPELLQSGVFRPQVKPTKLANLYATGASIHPGGGIPIVLQSARHAAHQIVKDFAHHSFTKDVNQNERLKESISSL, encoded by the coding sequence ATGACGAAGAAAAAAATTGCAATTGCTGGAGCTGGTATCGGAGGAATGGTCACGGCCCTTCTTTTACAAAAGCAAGGCTTTGATGTTTCAATTTTTGAAAAAGAAAAAAAAGCAGGAGGAAGACTATCTTTTATCGAAAGAGATGGATATAGAATTGACGAGGGACCTACCATCGTCCTGCTGCCTCACCTATTAAAAGAAGTAATGGAAGAAGCGGGAGTGGATGAGCGTGCTTGGAGTCTAAAAGCGCTTGAGACCTTATACTCTATTACATTTAAGGATGGAAAAACGTATACAAAGTTTAAGGATAAGGATGAGCAGCTACGAGAACTCTCCCGACAGTTTCCTGGAGAAGAAGCAAGTTTTGAAAGATACATGAAGGAGATGCACGAGCGTTTTGAGATTGGCAATGCCGCTTTTTTGCAAAAATCCTTTGTACGTGGAAAAGACTTTTGGACCTTCCAAAACATGAAGTCGCTGATGAAGCTAAAGGCGTATCAATCCACCAAAAAACTTACAAGTACTTTCTTTAAGAACAAGCAGCTACAAGAAGCTTACTCGTTACAAACCTTGTATATTGGGGGAAATCCACACACTGCTCCTGCGATGTACAGCCTAATTCCTTTTAGTGAGCATGAACATGGAATCTATTATGTGGAAGGTGGCTATGCGTCACTTGTTAGCGTGTTAGAGGAGGAACTTGCAAAACGAGACATTCCCATTTACTTGAGTGCTAGAGTAGAGAAAGTTGCTGAAGAGAATGGTAAAGTAGTTTCAATAAAAGTAAATGGGGAGAACATTCAAGTTGATGCACTTGTCTGGAATGGAGACTATCCCCAAGCTGCCAACATGCTAGGTGATAAAAAAAGATATAAACCGTCTTCTGGCTGCTTACTGTTTTACTTTGGGATCGATGGAATTTATGAAAACAAAAACGTTCATCAGTTTTTTATGGGGGAAAACTTTGAAAAGCATATGCGAGAGATTTTCGAAGAGAAAAAGGTGCCTACAGACCCATCCTTCTATACGTTTAATCCTTCAGGAATGGATTCCACACTTGCTCCAAACGGTAAAAGTGTTCTTTATACTCTTGTACCTGTTCCCTCCGGTGACCATATCAATTGGCAAGAGGAAACCGCCTTCATAAACAAAATGGTAGATGAAATAGAGAGCAGAGCATTCCCTGAGTTAAAGAAGCGGATGGAATGGCTGGAAGTCAAAACGCCAAATGATGCCGGGGAGAAAGGATTATTTATGGGGGGAAGCTTTGGACTGGCACCTGAATTACTTCAATCAGGTGTGTTCCGCCCCCAAGTGAAGCCAACAAAGCTTGCAAATCTTTATGCAACTGGTGCATCTATTCACCCTGGTGGAGGAATTCCCATTGTTTTACAAAGTGCCAGACATGCTGCTCACCAAATCGTAAAAGATTTTGCCCACCATTCATTTACAAAGGATGTGAATCAGAATGAGCGACTTAAAGAAAGCATATCTTCATTGTGA
- a CDS encoding phytoene/squalene synthase family protein yields MSDLKKAYLHCESIIKKHSKTFYKAFMLLPTEKKHAVWAVYAFCRQVDDIVDEGKNPKEELQAFKHDFAAFLQGRTPSLDPMWLALQDVFKTYEMDVQAFHDMITGQEMDLYKKHYYTEQEVLEYSYYVASSVGLMLLPILAPKNKEALRHDAIALGQAMQITNILRDIGEDLERGRIYMPIQKLEEAGYSVQDLSSHVINKNFIATWEEMARKAEELYEQALGSIHLYPLHSRTPLKGAAYLYRAILNSIRKKGYAVFKTKHFVTNEEKQEIIAKIM; encoded by the coding sequence ATGAGCGACTTAAAGAAAGCATATCTTCATTGTGAATCCATTATTAAGAAGCATTCAAAAACATTTTATAAGGCGTTTATGCTATTGCCAACAGAGAAAAAGCATGCTGTATGGGCAGTGTACGCCTTTTGCCGCCAGGTAGACGATATTGTCGATGAAGGGAAGAACCCGAAAGAAGAGCTACAGGCATTTAAACATGACTTTGCTGCTTTCCTACAGGGGCGAACTCCTTCACTTGATCCGATGTGGTTAGCGTTGCAGGACGTTTTTAAAACCTATGAAATGGATGTTCAAGCTTTTCATGATATGATTACAGGTCAAGAAATGGATTTGTATAAAAAGCACTACTATACAGAACAGGAGGTATTGGAATATTCCTATTATGTTGCCAGTTCTGTTGGGCTTATGTTGCTTCCAATCCTTGCACCAAAAAATAAAGAAGCGTTAAGGCATGATGCTATTGCTCTCGGTCAGGCCATGCAAATTACCAATATACTGAGGGATATTGGAGAAGACTTGGAGCGAGGCAGAATTTATATGCCGATTCAAAAGCTTGAAGAAGCGGGCTATTCTGTACAAGATTTATCCTCACATGTAATCAATAAAAACTTTATTGCAACCTGGGAGGAGATGGCCAGAAAAGCAGAGGAGCTGTATGAACAAGCGCTAGGTTCCATCCATCTATACCCCCTTCATTCAAGAACACCTTTAAAAGGTGCGGCTTATCTTTATCGAGCCATTTTGAATTCCATTAGAAAAAAGGGCTATGCAGTATTTAAAACAAAGCACTTTGTTACAAATGAGGAAAAACAGGAAATCATAGCGAAAATTATGTAG